In one Desulfobaculum bizertense DSM 18034 genomic region, the following are encoded:
- a CDS encoding DMT family transporter encodes MKIYSPTVGELKEKRDIAFAKKGLAWALCSGIIWGAEGVVLGIALSMAPFADSPLWLLAPLTASGMHDLIAGCWTLMFNWKTGRLREIARSIFTKPGLFVCFGALCGGPIGMGGYLVALKFAGPAYVLPITSLYPAVASVLAMIFLKEKICGRAWLGLLMCIAGAFIISYAPPEGGVNSHFYWGIGIALLATLGWGAEGVFATYGMDLLDPTVVLNIYQIVSAFLYLFILLPLLGGWMVLEGAMTNFSGLVLVAAGFLGACCYILWYRAMNMTGVSRAMAMNITYALWGILFSAIFTDVQITQNLLWGALIITGGMVLVVGNPKDIANLRSVN; translated from the coding sequence ATGAAGATTTATTCCCCAACTGTTGGGGAGCTGAAGGAAAAACGAGACATCGCATTTGCAAAGAAAGGGCTTGCATGGGCGTTGTGCTCAGGAATCATCTGGGGCGCCGAAGGCGTGGTACTCGGTATCGCTCTTTCTATGGCTCCTTTTGCAGATTCCCCCCTGTGGCTTTTGGCTCCACTTACAGCGTCAGGAATGCATGACCTGATTGCTGGATGCTGGACTCTGATGTTTAACTGGAAGACTGGTCGCCTAAGAGAAATTGCACGGAGTATCTTCACCAAACCCGGACTCTTTGTCTGTTTTGGGGCACTGTGTGGTGGACCCATAGGAATGGGTGGCTATCTTGTCGCATTAAAATTTGCAGGACCTGCATACGTCCTGCCCATCACGTCACTGTATCCTGCTGTTGCTTCAGTGTTGGCAATGATCTTCCTGAAGGAAAAGATCTGTGGCAGAGCTTGGCTTGGATTGTTGATGTGTATTGCTGGTGCGTTCATCATTAGTTATGCGCCCCCGGAAGGTGGCGTGAACTCACATTTTTACTGGGGTATCGGCATTGCCCTGCTTGCAACGCTCGGCTGGGGAGCTGAAGGCGTCTTTGCAACCTATGGCATGGACTTGCTCGATCCCACGGTTGTGCTGAACATTTATCAGATTGTTTCAGCATTTTTGTATCTTTTTATTTTGCTTCCGCTTCTCGGAGGATGGATGGTTCTGGAAGGTGCGATGACAAACTTCTCAGGACTTGTCCTTGTCGCTGCGGGTTTCCTTGGAGCCTGTTGTTACATTCTTTGGTACCGGGCAATGAATATGACCGGCGTGAGCCGTGCTATGGCTATGAATATCACCTATGCCCTCTGGGGTATTCTGTTCAGTGCGATATTCACTGATGTCCAGATTACGCAGAACCTGTTGTGGGGTGCGCTGATTATTACTGGCGGTATGGTGCTGGTTGTTGGCAATCCCAAAGACATCGCAAACCTGCGTAGCGTGAATTAG
- a CDS encoding sigma-54 interaction domain-containing protein, which produces MPNEDYEALRKECEILRIKAKDSEKLRNQLQESEERHTRMLHNLPGMAYRCRIDSDLNYTLEFASRGSLELLGFTSHEMIRDNWNTIERMTDPSDLMRIRKHVKDHVMKHEPYGAMYRVTMSTGEKKWIWDQGEAVYNQKGVATHLDGIVMDVSAQKLKEMDLKEENDRLRASLNGQYRFGEMIGRSPAMQQVYKLVMKAAESDTNIIVYGETGTGKDLVARTVHELSSRKGQYVPVNCGAIPEQLLESEFFGHKRGAFSGANTDKQGLLAAADGGTLFLDELGELNLNLQVKLLRALESKQYTPVGETRPRHSDFRIIAATNRNLKEMVRKGEMRADFFYRIHVLPVTVPPLRERKEDIPLLMDHFLERFKKNNPKSGGRFAIPAAIRVALEEYDWPGNVRELQNVLDRYVAFGDINFTDIRVNEEKAIAQAAGELGEMGIVFQSGQTLKTAVEQLERRLIVKTLERCRWHKGEAADKLGLNIRTMQRKIRRYSI; this is translated from the coding sequence ATGCCGAATGAAGACTATGAAGCTTTGCGAAAAGAATGTGAAATTCTCCGCATAAAGGCCAAGGATTCTGAAAAACTTCGTAACCAGTTGCAAGAAAGTGAAGAGCGCCACACCCGCATGCTGCACAACCTCCCCGGAATGGCCTACAGATGCCGTATCGATTCCGACCTCAACTACACTCTGGAGTTTGCAAGCCGAGGAAGTCTGGAGCTTCTTGGTTTCACCTCTCATGAGATGATTCGGGATAACTGGAACACCATTGAGCGGATGACCGATCCTTCTGATTTGATGAGAATCAGAAAACACGTAAAAGACCATGTCATGAAACATGAGCCATACGGAGCGATGTACCGTGTGACCATGAGCACAGGGGAAAAGAAATGGATCTGGGACCAGGGGGAAGCGGTCTATAACCAAAAAGGTGTCGCAACCCATCTGGATGGCATTGTGATGGATGTCAGCGCCCAGAAGCTCAAAGAGATGGACCTCAAGGAAGAAAACGACCGTCTCAGAGCATCCCTCAATGGCCAGTACCGCTTTGGAGAAATGATCGGACGAAGCCCTGCCATGCAGCAAGTCTACAAGCTTGTGATGAAAGCGGCAGAAAGCGACACAAACATCATTGTTTATGGAGAGACTGGAACAGGCAAGGACCTCGTGGCAAGAACGGTTCACGAACTCAGTTCCCGAAAGGGGCAATATGTCCCGGTCAACTGTGGCGCCATTCCCGAACAGCTTTTGGAAAGTGAGTTTTTTGGGCACAAGCGAGGCGCGTTCTCTGGGGCCAACACAGACAAACAGGGCCTGCTTGCTGCGGCGGATGGCGGCACCCTCTTCCTTGATGAGCTTGGTGAGCTTAATCTCAATCTTCAGGTCAAACTCCTCCGCGCCCTGGAAAGCAAACAGTACACCCCCGTCGGCGAAACCCGCCCCCGCCACTCTGACTTCCGTATCATCGCGGCAACCAACCGCAACCTCAAAGAAATGGTGCGCAAAGGTGAAATGCGCGCAGACTTCTTCTACCGAATCCACGTTCTTCCCGTTACCGTCCCCCCACTTCGCGAACGCAAAGAAGATATTCCTCTGCTCATGGACCACTTTCTGGAGCGATTCAAAAAAAATAATCCCAAAAGCGGTGGCCGCTTTGCCATTCCTGCTGCAATACGCGTTGCACTGGAAGAATACGACTGGCCGGGCAATGTCCGTGAGTTACAAAACGTTTTGGACCGCTATGTGGCTTTTGGAGATATCAACTTCACAGACATCCGCGTTAATGAAGAAAAAGCCATAGCGCAGGCCGCAGGAGAGCTTGGAGAGATGGGTATTGTCTTCCAGTCAGGGCAAACACTCAAAACCGCCGTAGAGCAGCTTGAACGCCGCCTCATCGTCAAAACCCTCGAACGCTGTCGCTGGCATAAAGGCGAAGCCGCAGACAAGCTCGGGCTAAACATTCGAACCATGCAGCGCAAAATCCGCCGCTACAGCATCTGA
- a CDS encoding DMT family transporter, with protein sequence MHSLKSLRTHELFGYVLIALAVLNWSGNFVAARAMADSFPPATFNVLRWLIATLVFLPFGIRPLWRERQTVLAHLPGLCLVALFGISLYDLLSFVAGSTTEALNMSLIATLSPVFTFILAYFFLGEDLRLRTLLGILVSMFGVVVLVTDGDFAKLAQLTFTTGDLLMLAVAGMSACYNVSVKKLAGKLSQSAMLMSTFILGLLFLCPMCFWELNNGAVLPEMTQTVWAILLYLGIFASVLCYLFWNMAVEIIGAGKTTLFYYTIPFCSGILAWVFLGETVSTCQIISGLLIFSGIIICLTVGSSSRSSKTRKTPAVARKLQGESA encoded by the coding sequence ATGCATAGCCTGAAGAGTCTTCGGACTCATGAACTTTTCGGGTATGTGCTCATCGCCCTTGCGGTCCTGAACTGGTCAGGCAATTTCGTCGCAGCACGGGCAATGGCTGACAGTTTCCCCCCAGCGACTTTCAATGTTCTTCGCTGGCTCATTGCGACGCTTGTTTTCCTTCCTTTTGGAATCCGGCCGCTTTGGCGTGAACGGCAGACCGTGCTTGCACACCTGCCGGGGCTGTGCCTCGTCGCGCTTTTTGGCATCTCCCTGTATGACCTGCTGAGCTTTGTTGCAGGCAGCACAACAGAGGCCCTCAACATGTCGCTGATTGCGACACTCTCCCCTGTCTTTACCTTTATTCTCGCATACTTTTTCCTTGGCGAAGACCTGCGCCTGCGGACTCTTCTCGGCATTCTGGTCAGCATGTTTGGCGTTGTTGTCCTCGTCACAGACGGTGACTTTGCCAAACTCGCCCAGCTCACCTTCACGACCGGCGATCTGCTTATGCTCGCCGTGGCAGGTATGTCCGCCTGCTATAATGTCTCCGTCAAAAAACTTGCTGGCAAACTCAGCCAGTCTGCCATGCTCATGTCCACTTTTATTCTTGGACTGCTCTTCCTGTGCCCGATGTGCTTCTGGGAACTGAATAACGGTGCTGTCCTGCCCGAAATGACCCAAACCGTCTGGGCTATCCTTCTGTACCTTGGCATCTTTGCATCCGTGCTCTGCTACCTGTTCTGGAACATGGCGGTAGAAATCATTGGCGCAGGAAAAACCACACTTTTCTATTACACAATTCCCTTCTGTAGCGGCATCCTTGCCTGGGTCTTCCTCGGTGAGACGGTCAGCACATGCCAGATTATTAGCGGCCTGCTCATCTTTAGCGGCATCATTATATGCCTGACTGTCGGAAGCTCTTCACGCTCCAGCAAGACACGAAAGACTCCTGCTGTGGCTAGAAAACTCCAGGGAGAATCCGCCTAG